A single window of Pelagicoccus enzymogenes DNA harbors:
- a CDS encoding SCO family protein, whose protein sequence is MKIIAPATLLVVLAAPLALNASCPMHPKAPPELQADHSCCRIAQEKWEAALAKIAPSELSLYQVTSEWQTQSGNKIVLADLAGHPQFVALAYTNCQYACPRLIADLKAIEYSLPADSEAKILIVSIDPARDTPERLAAYASEQELDTSRWTLLNGAPGDVLELANLLGVRYAKTPTGDYTHSNIITLLNAKGEIVHQQNGLGADNKPTLEKLAKLDS, encoded by the coding sequence ATGAAAATCATCGCTCCCGCCACCCTCCTCGTCGTCCTTGCTGCACCCCTCGCGCTCAATGCGAGCTGCCCAATGCATCCCAAAGCACCGCCCGAGCTGCAAGCCGACCATTCATGCTGCCGCATCGCCCAAGAGAAATGGGAAGCAGCACTCGCCAAGATCGCCCCTTCCGAACTTTCCCTCTACCAAGTCACCTCCGAATGGCAGACCCAGAGCGGTAATAAAATCGTCCTAGCCGACCTTGCCGGACACCCTCAATTCGTCGCCCTCGCGTATACGAATTGCCAATACGCCTGCCCGAGGCTCATTGCCGACCTTAAAGCGATCGAATATTCGCTCCCCGCTGACTCCGAGGCAAAGATTCTTATCGTATCCATTGATCCAGCACGCGACACTCCAGAGCGCCTCGCAGCCTACGCGTCTGAACAGGAACTCGACACCTCCCGCTGGACGCTCCTGAACGGCGCTCCTGGCGACGTTCTGGAGCTCGCGAATCTGCTCGGCGTCCGCTACGCGAAGACGCCGACCGGCGACTACACGCACTCCAACATTATCACCCTGCTGAATGCCAAGGGGGAAATCGTGCACCAGCAAAACGGACTCGGTGCTGACAATAAGCCCACCCTCGAAAAACTCGCAAAACTCGACTCCTAA
- a CDS encoding PGPGW domain-containing protein translates to MKEGLQSLWEGLFQAVEREPQWMIWAAVASVLTFVGSLVAVPIVVVKMDADFFVRVGTGARRLTPIRAVRRICKNLLGWILLLAGIAMLVLPGQGLLTIALGVGLVDFPGKRRLQARIVRIEKVYRSINWIRKKAGKPPLKVPE, encoded by the coding sequence ATGAAGGAGGGACTGCAATCGCTGTGGGAAGGCCTGTTCCAAGCGGTTGAGCGTGAACCGCAGTGGATGATTTGGGCGGCCGTTGCAAGTGTGCTCACCTTTGTTGGCTCCTTGGTCGCGGTTCCGATCGTTGTCGTGAAGATGGATGCGGATTTTTTCGTGCGGGTCGGCACTGGGGCGAGGCGTTTGACACCTATACGAGCCGTAAGGCGGATCTGCAAAAATCTGCTGGGATGGATCCTGTTGCTGGCCGGAATCGCGATGCTGGTTCTGCCCGGGCAGGGATTGCTAACGATCGCTCTGGGAGTGGGGTTGGTCGACTTTCCGGGGAAGCGGCGGTTGCAGGCGAGAATTGTAAGGATTGAGAAGGTTTATCGTTCCATTAACTGGATACGGAAGAAAGCAGGGAAGCCACCCTTGAAAGTGCCCGAATAA
- a CDS encoding formylglycine-generating enzyme family protein — translation MKALVLIFGYMVTIAATFASPPVDSTPMRLIPKGQYEPLFTSPDQPKRQNVASFELDEHPVSNRQFLAFVTENPRWQRSRVSPLFADETYLNHWESDTRLGAALEPYADYPVVNISWYAARAYASWAGKRLPTQAEWEYAALASESSANGREDPSYHQRILEWYGRPNLGYADQAPGSFRNVHGIYDLHGLVWEWVEDFNTSLTTGESRGDTGLERKFFCGSASVGASDFKDYAAFMRYGFRSSLQAKYSVNNLGFRCARDLPEPLTPASK, via the coding sequence ATGAAAGCTCTCGTACTAATCTTTGGATACATGGTAACCATCGCAGCGACCTTTGCCTCGCCGCCGGTAGACTCAACGCCCATGCGTCTCATCCCCAAGGGGCAATACGAACCCCTCTTCACTTCGCCCGACCAGCCGAAACGACAGAACGTCGCCAGCTTCGAGCTCGACGAGCACCCCGTATCGAACCGCCAGTTTCTCGCGTTCGTTACCGAGAATCCCCGCTGGCAACGCTCGCGCGTTTCACCTCTTTTCGCCGACGAGACCTACTTGAACCATTGGGAGAGCGACACACGACTCGGCGCCGCCCTCGAACCCTATGCCGACTATCCTGTCGTAAACATATCCTGGTACGCCGCGCGAGCCTACGCGAGTTGGGCGGGCAAACGCTTGCCCACTCAGGCCGAATGGGAGTACGCAGCCCTCGCGAGCGAATCCTCCGCCAATGGTCGGGAAGATCCCAGCTACCACCAACGCATCCTCGAATGGTACGGACGTCCAAATCTTGGATACGCGGACCAAGCTCCGGGTAGCTTTCGTAACGTCCACGGAATCTATGACCTTCACGGACTCGTCTGGGAATGGGTAGAGGACTTCAATACCTCGCTCACCACCGGCGAATCCCGCGGCGACACCGGACTCGAGCGAAAATTCTTCTGCGGCAGCGCCTCGGTCGGCGCATCCGACTTCAAGGACTACGCCGCTTTCATGCGCTACGGGTTCCGCAGCAGCCTCCAAGCGAAATACTCCGTCAACAATCTTGGCTTCCGTTGCGCCCGCGACTTGCCCGAACCTCTTACCCCCGCCTCGAAATGA
- a CDS encoding NnrS family protein: MENSQCPANLTKPRFCELAVAEPFRIFFPLGMAQGIAGVALWPLYQIGLIRFYPLDAHIRLMSYGFLGSFVLGFLLTAGPRLLSCPSPTKLLVHLQLGLSLATALASLLNNVIADTAFLLQLGSLFAFAGYGFAKRQDLPPPGFLLGLAGLLSAFVGATCLLQLSHGNGGATSYTLSRVLLFQAFPALPIIGIGAFFFPKLIGSPNPQNFPENPLPSIPWLKRSAWAAATILLFLATIPLELKGHASAAYAIRALACGLYVAFETPLLKRSKSPTSQRLHLVLCCASLVASLLVIALYPHLRVAALHIFFIVGLTGSILLVSCRVIFGHSGSFKHARRSAKPLLIGIAILLGGAASRLLMDISPAWRTGEQYAAAALWLSVALSWIFLVAPKSATPDPDDTPCSH; the protein is encoded by the coding sequence ATGGAAAACAGCCAGTGCCCAGCGAACCTAACAAAACCTCGCTTCTGCGAATTGGCCGTCGCGGAGCCATTCCGCATCTTCTTTCCCCTCGGGATGGCGCAGGGAATCGCAGGCGTCGCCTTGTGGCCGCTCTACCAAATTGGCCTTATCCGCTTTTATCCGCTCGACGCCCACATTCGGCTGATGAGCTACGGATTTCTGGGAAGCTTCGTGCTCGGTTTCCTCCTTACCGCCGGCCCTCGCCTTCTGTCGTGCCCCAGCCCTACCAAGCTCCTCGTCCATCTTCAGCTTGGATTAAGCCTAGCGACCGCACTTGCCTCTCTCCTAAACAACGTCATTGCCGACACGGCGTTTCTTCTGCAACTCGGGTCGCTCTTCGCCTTCGCGGGCTACGGTTTCGCAAAGCGCCAAGACCTCCCGCCTCCCGGATTCCTCCTCGGCCTCGCCGGCTTGCTCAGCGCCTTCGTTGGAGCCACCTGCCTTCTTCAACTCTCCCACGGAAACGGTGGAGCGACGAGCTATACCCTTTCTCGAGTCCTCTTGTTCCAAGCCTTTCCCGCCTTGCCCATCATTGGTATTGGGGCTTTCTTTTTCCCAAAACTCATTGGATCGCCCAATCCCCAGAACTTCCCGGAAAACCCGCTGCCCAGCATTCCCTGGTTGAAACGCTCCGCCTGGGCCGCAGCCACCATACTCCTTTTCCTCGCTACCATCCCCCTAGAGCTCAAGGGCCACGCCAGCGCAGCCTACGCCATTCGCGCCCTCGCTTGCGGACTGTACGTCGCCTTTGAAACGCCCTTGCTCAAGCGTTCAAAGTCCCCAACCAGCCAACGCCTCCACCTAGTCCTTTGCTGCGCCTCGCTCGTCGCCAGCTTACTTGTCATCGCCCTTTACCCGCACCTCCGGGTTGCCGCCTTGCATATCTTCTTCATCGTGGGCCTTACCGGTTCAATCCTACTCGTATCTTGCCGCGTCATCTTCGGACACAGCGGCAGCTTCAAGCATGCTCGCCGCAGCGCGAAACCGCTTCTGATCGGTATCGCTATACTCCTCGGCGGAGCAGCCAGCCGTTTGCTCATGGACATCAGTCCCGCTTGGCGAACGGGTGAGCAATACGCAGCGGCGGCTCTCTGGTTGTCCGTCGCCCTCTCATGGATCTTCCTGGTCGCCCCCAAATCTGCGACTCCCGATCCCGACGACACACCCTGCAGCCACTAA
- a CDS encoding Crp/Fnr family transcriptional regulator: protein MPAPTITSHSTAIEEKPSNQAALTAISHSLRQTELFKRLDSPSLSKLAQLCRIVKLPKNGILFHEGEVAQGFYIVHTGSISLSRISIEGKEQVISLFRPHDCFAEATLSTLETYPATASALEPTQVILVSKRSFRSFIAERPDLAMSMLASMSLHLKHLVQMIEDLKFKQIECRLANWLLRQLESESDIVNLPFSKKVLASRLGVTSETLSRAFARFRKEGLITVNTRDILIEDREGLSAYLREL from the coding sequence ATGCCCGCCCCAACAATCACCTCGCATTCCACAGCCATCGAGGAAAAACCCAGCAATCAGGCCGCCCTGACCGCCATATCGCACAGCCTGCGCCAAACCGAACTCTTCAAACGGCTCGACTCCCCTTCGCTCAGCAAACTCGCGCAGCTCTGCCGCATCGTGAAGCTGCCCAAGAACGGGATCCTGTTCCACGAGGGCGAAGTCGCGCAAGGCTTCTACATCGTCCACACCGGCTCGATATCCCTCAGCCGCATCAGCATCGAAGGGAAGGAGCAGGTCATCAGCCTTTTCCGGCCCCACGACTGCTTCGCGGAAGCGACCCTCTCGACCTTGGAAACCTATCCAGCGACCGCTTCCGCTCTCGAGCCGACCCAGGTTATACTCGTATCCAAAAGGTCCTTTCGTTCCTTCATAGCGGAACGTCCAGACCTGGCCATGAGTATGCTCGCCTCCATGAGCTTACACTTGAAGCATCTCGTGCAGATGATCGAGGACCTCAAGTTTAAGCAAATCGAGTGCCGCCTCGCCAACTGGCTGCTGCGCCAGCTCGAAAGCGAAAGCGACATCGTCAACCTCCCCTTTTCCAAGAAAGTCCTCGCCAGCCGTCTCGGCGTGACCAGCGAAACGCTTTCCCGCGCCTTTGCACGCTTCCGCAAGGAGGGCCTCATAACCGTCAACACCCGCGACATCCTCATCGAGGATCGCGAGGGATTGTCCGCGTACCTAAGAGAGCTTTAA
- a CDS encoding DUF455 family protein codes for MAIQLEDFAKQVLFGTSMEEKLSFPREEILDTKRSDPIKTPKQLSRPKHLVLREEGVKAGHPAQSKLIDERERGRLLHFFGNHELLATELMALAILKFPEAPASFRRGLLETLKDEQMHTQLYMHRMKQCGVEFGELPLSDYFWRSVSSMEDPLDYVTRLSLTFEQANLDYSREYGKIFASVGDRSTAGILDKIYRDEIDHVGFGLKWFRRWKAEGKTDWEAFRERLVFPLSPARAKGNFFNREGRSEAGLDASFIKDLEVFSQSRGRTPYVYWFNPDAERFAARNSSEGVDAGTFPVQKDLALLPAFVAKRDDILLLPRMPTSAFLGELKAAGLELPELKTYESEEEVSAPSLDRKLRGLRPWAWSPDSVLFFEENFSKLTRSKKPDTFWNEGIRALHSKAWAAAWAKSLLDHIPHEEWLAPTSAFAKLAENAQGLQRICEGFRSAGCSSLALKAPFGTAANGMRRLEADELIDERLTRWCEQTFEEQGGVLVEPWLDRVFDFSIQLEMGKGGLRALGYTRLLNNARGQFRGIVTNGFCQGLDSELVKFLMQRVQGRPRLYHWYESFVLPELEKELAAAGYEGPLGIDAFVYRSYDGRLMLKPVVEINLRYTMGRIALELGQRNAATSVGFFEVVSKAQIKKRTGQSLSEFCERQTAAYPVKLSEEKKPRIEEGTLALNDPQQAQGFLALYHVRRSFKELAL; via the coding sequence ATGGCGATACAGCTAGAAGACTTTGCCAAGCAAGTTTTGTTTGGCACGAGCATGGAGGAAAAGCTGAGCTTTCCGCGTGAGGAAATATTGGATACGAAACGGAGCGATCCCATAAAGACTCCGAAACAGCTCTCGCGGCCCAAGCACCTCGTGCTGCGCGAGGAGGGGGTCAAGGCGGGCCATCCAGCCCAATCGAAGTTGATTGACGAAAGGGAGCGCGGACGTCTGCTGCACTTTTTTGGCAACCATGAGTTGCTCGCGACTGAGTTGATGGCACTGGCAATCCTCAAGTTTCCGGAAGCCCCTGCCAGCTTTCGCCGGGGCTTGCTGGAAACGCTGAAAGACGAGCAGATGCATACGCAACTCTACATGCACCGCATGAAGCAGTGCGGGGTGGAGTTCGGCGAGCTGCCTCTGAGCGACTACTTTTGGCGCAGCGTTTCCTCGATGGAAGATCCGCTAGATTACGTGACTCGCCTTTCTCTCACCTTCGAGCAGGCGAATTTGGACTACTCACGCGAATACGGTAAGATCTTCGCATCGGTGGGTGATCGATCCACCGCGGGGATTTTGGACAAGATCTATCGGGATGAGATAGATCATGTTGGATTTGGATTGAAATGGTTCCGACGCTGGAAAGCGGAAGGCAAAACGGATTGGGAAGCCTTTCGGGAGCGCCTGGTCTTTCCGCTTTCTCCTGCGCGAGCGAAAGGGAATTTCTTTAACCGCGAGGGGCGGTCGGAGGCGGGGCTCGACGCATCCTTCATAAAGGACCTCGAGGTTTTCAGCCAGTCGCGCGGACGTACTCCCTACGTGTATTGGTTCAATCCAGACGCGGAGCGATTTGCTGCAAGGAATTCGAGTGAAGGAGTGGATGCAGGAACCTTTCCCGTGCAGAAGGACCTGGCTTTGTTGCCAGCTTTTGTTGCCAAGCGAGACGACATTTTGCTGCTACCTCGAATGCCTACTTCAGCTTTTTTGGGCGAACTCAAAGCGGCTGGCCTAGAACTGCCGGAGCTTAAAACTTACGAAAGCGAGGAAGAGGTTTCGGCTCCAAGTTTAGATCGGAAGCTCAGGGGACTGCGACCGTGGGCCTGGTCGCCCGATAGCGTGCTTTTTTTTGAGGAAAACTTTAGCAAACTCACGCGCTCTAAAAAACCGGATACGTTTTGGAACGAGGGAATACGCGCGCTGCATTCTAAAGCGTGGGCGGCAGCTTGGGCGAAGTCCTTGCTTGATCACATCCCGCATGAGGAGTGGCTCGCCCCAACATCGGCATTCGCGAAGCTTGCGGAAAACGCGCAGGGGCTGCAACGGATATGTGAGGGCTTTCGCAGTGCGGGCTGCAGCTCTCTGGCATTGAAGGCTCCTTTTGGCACGGCGGCTAATGGCATGCGTCGACTGGAGGCCGACGAATTGATTGACGAACGATTAACGCGTTGGTGCGAGCAAACCTTCGAGGAACAGGGGGGAGTTTTGGTAGAGCCTTGGTTGGACCGTGTATTCGACTTTTCGATTCAGTTAGAAATGGGCAAGGGAGGTTTGCGAGCTCTCGGTTACACGCGCTTGCTCAACAATGCTCGGGGGCAATTTCGAGGTATCGTTACGAACGGTTTTTGCCAAGGCCTCGATTCCGAGCTCGTGAAATTCCTGATGCAACGGGTGCAAGGGCGCCCGCGCCTATACCATTGGTACGAGAGTTTTGTTTTGCCGGAACTGGAGAAAGAGCTAGCGGCTGCTGGCTACGAGGGGCCGTTGGGCATCGATGCGTTCGTGTACCGTTCTTATGATGGCAGGTTGATGCTGAAGCCTGTAGTGGAAATAAACCTACGCTACACCATGGGGCGGATTGCCTTAGAGCTGGGGCAGCGAAATGCGGCAACCTCGGTTGGCTTTTTTGAAGTGGTGAGCAAGGCGCAGATAAAAAAGAGAACGGGACAAAGCTTGTCGGAATTTTGCGAACGGCAGACGGCGGCGTACCCGGTAAAGCTTTCTGAGGAGAAAAAACCGCGTATTGAAGAAGGAACGCTCGCTCTGAACGACCCGCAGCAGGCGCAGGGCTTTCTGGCGCTTTATCACGTGCGTCGCTCGTTCAAGGAACTCGCCTTATGA
- a CDS encoding lactonase family protein, whose translation MKYLSPFLFTVSVLVSSTALKAETLWIAAEGGVYRSELNEQSGELSVPELAAAFDSGSFLAIHPHLDVLYASYRDDSGAGYASLVPSGDAGRLQLQSVQRVSSGNAHLSVSENGRLLAGAHYGEGVNYVLELEADGAISDRWTRLVQSGSGPERPQTQARPHWVTFAKKDSLLHSVDLGTDEIWTYGVGKTANSVQLLHKVKFPAGTGPRHMALVPGSNTAYVSGELNLDVNTFFYDEQSGRFSPLQYISTVEDPFPDKQISLSEIQVHPNGRYVYTAVRGLDLIVTYSVDPQTGLLSLVERKDARVHWPRNFTVSASGKWLIVAGQRSHELRVFEIDPGSGELSPTESRIELQSPVCVRAWDRI comes from the coding sequence GTGAAGTACCTTTCCCCGTTTTTATTTACAGTTTCAGTCTTGGTCTCTTCGACTGCGTTGAAGGCTGAGACCTTGTGGATCGCAGCCGAGGGCGGTGTTTACCGCAGCGAGCTTAACGAACAGTCAGGCGAATTGTCGGTTCCGGAGTTAGCCGCTGCTTTCGACTCGGGCAGCTTTTTGGCGATTCATCCCCATCTGGATGTACTTTACGCAAGCTACCGGGACGATTCGGGGGCGGGCTACGCCTCCTTGGTGCCGAGTGGCGATGCGGGGAGGTTGCAGCTCCAGAGCGTGCAACGGGTTTCATCGGGCAATGCCCATTTGTCGGTCAGCGAGAACGGTCGCTTGTTGGCGGGCGCTCACTATGGGGAAGGGGTGAACTATGTGTTGGAGTTGGAGGCGGATGGTGCGATTTCGGACCGCTGGACTCGTTTGGTTCAATCCGGCAGCGGTCCGGAGCGTCCGCAAACTCAGGCTCGGCCGCACTGGGTTACCTTTGCGAAGAAAGACAGCCTGCTGCATTCGGTGGACTTGGGCACGGACGAGATTTGGACGTACGGGGTGGGAAAGACCGCAAATTCGGTCCAGCTTTTGCACAAGGTCAAATTTCCGGCGGGAACGGGGCCGCGTCACATGGCTTTGGTTCCCGGTTCCAACACAGCCTACGTGAGCGGCGAACTAAACTTGGACGTTAATACCTTTTTCTATGACGAGCAGAGTGGGCGTTTCAGCCCCTTGCAGTACATTTCGACGGTGGAGGATCCCTTTCCAGACAAGCAGATCAGCTTGTCGGAAATTCAGGTCCACCCTAATGGGCGCTATGTTTACACTGCGGTGCGTGGCTTGGATCTAATCGTAACCTATTCGGTGGATCCCCAAACGGGCTTGTTGAGCCTGGTGGAGCGCAAGGATGCCCGGGTGCATTGGCCGCGGAACTTCACGGTCAGCGCCAGCGGAAAGTGGCTAATCGTGGCGGGGCAACGATCGCACGAACTGCGGGTCTTTGAAATCGATCCGGGCTCCGGTGAACTGAGTCCGACGGAATCGCGAATCGAGTTGCAGTCGCCGGTTTGCGTTCGGGCTTGGGATCGAATATAG
- a CDS encoding YchJ family protein, producing the protein MSENRYEFRERRENSPCPCGSGHPYGSCCRPFHHGQAKPETAEQLMRSRYSAYYYRRVAYLVETTHPDTRDPQLQNELQDGINDVNWSSLTILNTSRGGKEDKTGKVEFIAEYFANGRPYELHELSRFKRHKGAWKYLDGKSDK; encoded by the coding sequence TCCCCTTGCCCCTGCGGCAGCGGACATCCCTACGGCAGCTGCTGCCGCCCCTTCCACCACGGCCAAGCCAAGCCCGAAACCGCGGAGCAGCTCATGCGCTCCCGCTACAGCGCCTACTACTATCGCCGCGTCGCCTACCTCGTCGAAACCACTCACCCCGATACGCGCGACCCACAGCTCCAAAACGAACTGCAAGACGGCATCAACGACGTAAACTGGAGTTCCCTCACCATCCTCAATACCAGCCGCGGCGGCAAGGAGGACAAAACGGGAAAAGTGGAATTCATCGCCGAGTACTTCGCCAACGGCCGCCCCTACGAGCTGCACGAGCTCTCTCGATTCAAGCGCCACAAAGGCGCTTGGAAATACCTCGACGGCAAGAGCGACAAGTAG